The following proteins are encoded in a genomic region of Magallana gigas chromosome 1, xbMagGiga1.1, whole genome shotgun sequence:
- the LOC136273856 gene encoding G2/M phase-specific E3 ubiquitin-protein ligase-like: protein MRRVGHEAKYVRGSLLPVEMFPSSTERDVLEMATKKHKMNDKSLPLDEYVLLYKDGSRAKTLPGTTNIFSVRGYKEFIGKPFNSIQLFICPKDEYDSISTNSSDSDDLPDPHLNTGYQESDASWETLGTPELLRRKKPRNKTGTKKPVCTTSSSSTTTDTESNVLKADKLAPYRQYITILSDGSEDEDEERGAQNLSASPSENDAKQHTNISSMPSRETKDILQELAMQIQPNNISRFNINRRNVWDGACRGFRRSTFSPSNTLLVKFTDDSGLSEEAVDQGGPRREFLRLLMDAIQNSSIFEGPPTARILTLDSHAIQRDDYFLTGMMLAVNLVHGGPPPKFFSKLLFDTLVYDAENVKPSIEDIPESEFKQSLTSIMHAESLDKLREAMDRNSSTLTLAGCFHHVKSVEDRLEIVNDMLQWYVLGRTRAVCERLKAGLETLGVLATMQSYPDNFKNCLVFSEEKLTAVLVEDLFKPGLSPGGSNRRVTEERIIGYWMDFLQDAEEGSTVVTLEDVLIFATGTNRIPPLGLLPSPNLSFLHKDDEDGQSKFPIANTCANQLKLPIHPSYDLFKENVEFGILNSPNFGRA, encoded by the exons ATGAGGCGTGTTGGGCATGAGGCAAAATATGTCAGAGGGAGTCTTCTGCCTGTAGAAATGTTCCCTTCAAGTACCGAAAGGGACGTTTTAGAGATGGCTAccaaaaaacacaaaatgaaTGACAAATCGCTGCCCCTCGATGAGTATGTTCTTTTGTACAAGGATGGGTCAAGGGCAAAGACACTTCCAGGGACAACAAACATTTTTTCAGTTCGAGGATATAAGGAATTCATCGGGAAACCGTTCAATTCCATACAATTATTCATATGTCCGAAGGACGAATATGATTCCA TTTCGACCAACAGCAGTGATTCAGATGATCTTCCTGATCCACATCTTAACACTGGTTATCAG GAAAGTGATGCTTCATGGGAAACACTGGGTACACCAGAACTTTTGCGAAGAAAGAAACCTCGCAACAAAACGGGGACGAAGAAACCTGTGTGTACCACTTCAAGTTCTTCAACGACAACAGACACGGAATCTAATGTGTTAAAAGCAGATAAATTGGCTCCATACAG GCAGTACATAACCATCCTTTCTGATGGATCCGAAGATGAAGATGAAGAGCGAGGTGCACAGAATCTATCGGCGTCTCCATCGGAGAACGATGCCAAGCAACACACAAATATCAG TTCCATGCCATCGAGAGAAACAAAGGATATTCTGCAGGAATTGGCTATGCAGATCCAGCCAAATAACATTTCACGATTTAACATAAATCGCCGAAATGTTTGGGATGGTGCTTGCAGGGGATTTCGGCGAAGTACTTTCTCCCCAAGTAATACCCTGCTGGTAAAGTTTACAGATGACAGTGGATTATCTGAAGAAGCCGTCGACCAAGGTGGACCAAGGCGGGAGTTCCTCCGCCTATTAATGGATGCCATTCAAAACAGCTCAATATTCGAGGGACCACCAACAGCGAGGATTCTTACTTTAGATAGTCATG CAATACAACGTGACGACTATTTTCTGACGGGCATGATGTTGGCTGTCAACCTTGTTCATGGAGGTCCACCCCCTAAGTTCTTTTCAAAATTACTTTTCGATACACTGGTGTATGATGCAGAAAATGTAAAACCTTCGATAGAAGATATACCGGAGTCGGAATTCAAACAGTCACTTACCTCG atcATGCATGCGGAAAGTTTGGATAAGCTACGAGAAGCTATGGACAGAAACTCCAGCACACTGACACTAGCAGGGTGTTTTCATCATGTTAAAAGTGTTGAGGACAGACTTGAAATTGTCAATGACATGTTGCAGTGGTATGTTCTTGGAAGAACAAGGGCCGTATGCGAAAG actcaAGGCAGGATTGGAAACTCTGGGTGTTTTGGCTACAATGCAGTCATACCcagacaattttaaaaattgtcttgtCTTCTCGGAGGAAAAACTAACTGCAGTTTTAGTCGAAGACCTTTTCAAACCGGGTCTTAGTCCTGGTGGAAGCAACAGAAGAGTAACCGAGGAGAGAATTATTGGCTATTGGATGGATTTTCTGCAAGATGCTGAAG AGGGAAGTACAGTCGTCACCCTGGaagatgttttgatttttgCGACGGGAACAAACAGAATTCCACCACTGGGGCTTCTTCCTTCTCCCAATCTATCTTTCTTACATAAAGACGATGAAGACGGTCAATCAAAGTTCCCGATTGCCAATACATGTGCCAATCAATTAAAATTGCCGATTCATCCGTCATatgaccttttcaaagaaaacgTAGAATTTGGTATACTCAACTCCCCAAACTTTGGTCGCGCATAA